The following nucleotide sequence is from Psychroflexus torquis ATCC 700755.
TTGATCGATCATCCTAAAAAACAACTTATTTTAAAAAATGATATACAGAATAGAATTAAAAATGCCAGCGAAGAAGTTATAGTTTTGCTAGGGGCAGGAGACATAGGGGTAGAAGCATCAAAAATTTCAAAACTATTAAAATGAAAATAGTCAACTTACATACTATGAGATTGATTTTGATAGTAGGGGTCCTCTTCTTTTTGGTTGGTTTTGCCAATCATCGTCAAAAATCAAAACCGGTAAAATCACTACAGGTAGAATTTATGGATGCCTCCAAACTGTTTATTACTGAAGTAGAAATAGAGCAGATCTTAAAGGATATGATAACTGCCAATGGAGATTCGTTGATGGATGAAAAAAGGCTTGCGATTTTTGAAAGCGCCTTGGATGCTAATGAAATGATTAAATCATCTGAAGCTTACTACAGTTTGGATGGAAAACTTTGTGCGAAGATCTTTCAGAGAGAACCTATTGCGAGGATTAAAGACAAAGATTTTTATTATTTGGACTCAGAAGGACACGCTATGCCTTTGTCTAAAAACTATTCCTCTAGAGTCCCTATGGTCTATGGTATTCAGCCAAAAGATTTAAAAGAAGTTTATCCACTTTTAATGAAAATTCAGGGTGATGATTTTTTTAAAAAACATATTATTGCAATCCAAAAAAAATCTAAAAATCACTACGTATTAAACGTTAGAGATAGAGAATTTCTTGTCAATTTTGGTCAGATTTCTTACCTTGATAAAAAGTTGACAAACTATAAAGTTTTTTATTTAAAAGCTTTGGAGTACAATAAATTAGACGACTATAAACGCATAGATTTGCAATTTGGTAACCAAGTGGTATGTACAATAAAGTAATAATCTACACAGATGGAAGAAGATAACATTGCAGTAGGCTTAGACATTGGAACTACAAAGATTGTAGCAATGATTGGTCGCAAAAACGAATATGGTAAAGTAGAGATTCTAGGCATTGGGAGAACTAAAAGTTTGGGGGTGCATCGCGGAGTTGTCAATAATATTACTCAAACTATACAGTCCGTCCAGCAGGCGATTCAACAAGCTGAAGCCAATTCTGGAATTGAAGTCCAAGGGGTCACTGTGGGTATTGCCGGGCAGCATATTAGAAGTTTACAGCATAGCGATTACATCACTAGAAATGATGTAGAAGAAGTGATAGAAGATGAAGATATCGACAATTTGTGTAGTCAAGTCCACAAACTTGTGATGCTTCCTGGAGAAGAGATTATTCATGTGCTACCCCAAGAATATAAAGTTGATGGGCAGTCTGAAATTATGGAGCCCCGCGGAATGTCCGGAGGTCGTCTAGAAGCGAACTTTCACGTGGTAGTTGGTCAAATTTCATCAATAAGGAATATTGGTCGTTGTGTAAAAAATTCAGGTTTGGAGCTCAACGGTATGACTTTGGAGCCTTTGGCATCAGCCAATTCAGTCTTAAGTCAAGAAGAAAAAGAAGCTGGAGTAGCTCTTATAGATATAGGTGGTGGAACAACAGATCTGGCCATTTTTAAAGATGGGATCATAAGGCATACTGCTGTTATTCCTCTTGGAGGTAATGCCATTACAGAAGATATAAAAGAAGGCTGTTCTATTATTGAAAAACAAGCTGAACTGCTAAAAGTGAAATTTGGATCTGCTTGGCCTGGAGAAAATAAAGAAAATGAAATTGTTTCGATTCCTGGCTTGAGAGGAAGAGATCCTAAAGAAATTTCGTTGAAGAATTTGTCTAAAGTAATTCACTACAGAGCTGTAGAAATTATCGACCAAGTTTATCTTGAAATAAAGAATTACGGTCACGAGGAACAAAAGAAAAAGTTAATCGCAGGTATAGTAATCACAGGTGGAGGCGCTCAATTGAAACACCTAAAGCAGTTAGTAGAATATGTTACAGGGATGGATACCAGGGTAGGTTTTCCTAATGAATACCTGGCTGGTGAAACGGATAAAGAAATTGCGAGTCCACTTTATGCTACAGCAGTAGGTCTAGTCATGGATGGGCTAGAACGTAAGGTGTTTGAAAAAGAAGAGCGAGAATTAGCGGAAGAAGAACACCTAGGAGTCAATGCAGAACAACCTGAAGAGACTGCTGCGGACCATAACTCAGAGGGTAAAGAGAATTCTCATGAAGAGCCATCCATTCCAGAACAACCTAAACAACCAGCACGACCAAGTAGAAATGTAGTTGAGAAATGGTTTGATAAATTAAAAGAATTTTTAGACAACGCAGAGTAGTATACCAACCAAAATAAATTAATTATGAGTAAACCAGAATTCGAAAATATTTCATTCGATCTCCCCAAGAACCAGTCCAATGTGATCAAAGTGATTGGAGTAGGTGGTGGTGGCTCAAATGCCATCAACCATATGTTTAGTCAAGGTATTAAAGGCGTCGATTTTGTCGTTTGTAATACAGATTCTCAGGCCTTAGATAATAGCCCCGTTCCAACAAAAATACAGTTGGGTGTTAACTTAACCGAGGGACTTGGGGCAGGAGCAAACCCAGATATTGGTAAACAGGCTGCTGAAGAAAGCAGGGAAGATCTAAAAGGCTTATTGAGCTCAAATACCAAAATGGTATTTATCACGGCAGGAATGGGTGGTGGAACAGGCACTGGTGCTGCTCCAGTTATTGCTAGACTTGCAAAAGAAATGGATATTCTTACGGTTGGTATCGTTACTATTCCTTTTCAGTTTGAAGGTCGCACTCGAAATGAGCAGGCTCAACTTGGCGTTGAAGAATTAAGGAGCAATGTAGACTCTTTAATTGTTATCAATAATAATAAACTAAGAGAAGTCTACGGAAATTTAGGCTTTAAATCTGGGTTTTCAAAAGCAGACGAAGTTTTAGCCACAGCATCTCGAGGAATAGCGGAAGTTATTACTCATCACTATACGCAGAATATTGACTTGCGTGATGCTAAAACAGTTCTTAGTAACAGTGGAACAGCCATTATGGGATCTGCTGAAGCTTCTGGAGCAAATAGATCACAAATTGCCATAGAGAAAGCACTAGACTCCCCTTTATTAAACGATAATAAAATAAAAGGAGCGAAGAATGTCTTATTACTTATCGTTTCTGGAACAGATGAAATTACCTTGGATGAGATTGGAGAAATCAACGATCATATACAAGCTGAGGCTGGGAATAGTGCCAACATCATCATGGGAGTAGGTGACGATCCAAGTTTAGAAGACGCCATCTCAGTCACTGTCATTGCCACTGGGTTCGACACTGAGCAACAAGATGAAATTGTCAATACAGAAACCAAAAAAATCATTCATACGCTAGAAGACGATCAGCGAATAGAGCAAAATTTATCTACTGGGAGGTTTAAAAAGAAACCACTAAACGCACCCCAATCTAGACCAACAGCAAATAGAAGCGAATCGAACATCAAAAAGTCCAAAGTAGCTCATGAATTGAATTCTGAAGATAATAAAGAGGAGGTCGATGATAACAAAAACAAAGTAGATGTCAACAACTTAGACGTAGACTTTGAAATTGTTAATGCGAACGAAGAAGATTTGGAAATTTTGGAAGAGCCTAATTCTGAAGACGACAATACTTCAGAAGGAATGCTAAATTTTGACTTTTCTAATGATGAAGACGAAAGTCCTTCAGGCAGATCAGCTAAATCATCACGAGATATTGAAGTGAACGAAGCTGAAGAAGTTAAGTCCTATCACGAAAAAACAAATCGCGATATTAAGAAGTATGATCTTAGTGAATTCATGAAAGAGGAGGAGACTTATAAACCGTCTTCAAAACCTCAGAAAAGGAATGACGTTAAAAATGCAAACGAGTCTGATGAGATTAATTTTTCGAAGCGAACTGTAAGCCCATCAAGATCGTTTGAACCCAAGGGCGATAGCGATGAGGTGGATCCAATGAATACGTCTTTGTCTGAACTCGCTTCAAGAGCGGCAGAACGCAAAGCTAAAATGAAGCAGTTTAATTATAAATTTAGGAACACCAACAATATCGATGAGATAGAAAAGCAGCCAGCCTACAAACGTGCAGGTATCGAACTGGATAATAACCAATCTCAAGGAAAAGGTTTGTCAAGAACAAGTGTTGAAGGTAATAAAGACAATTTGAACTTTAGATCCAACAACTCTTTTCTTCACGATAATGTAGATTAAAAGTAAAAATCTTACACTATTAAAAAGGCTAACATTTATGTTAGCCTTTTTTTTGCTTAAAAATTAACGTTTTTGCTTAAGTTAATATAGTGTTATTTTGCTAATTTGCGATTCTCATATCAAATTAAACCTATAATGTCGCAATAAATTGTTTCTTTTTCGACTGCTTTTTATCAAAAATAATTACCGTAACTAAGGCTATGCTAATTATTTTTAATTTCAATCAATCAAAAAACCTGTGCTGAGCTACGTCGTAGTATAATTCAATTTATTTACACGACATTATAAATTTAATTTGGTATTAATTAATTATTTAACAAAAAAAACATGAAATCAAATTACTTCAAGCTTTTGATGTTTAGTCTTACTATCTCTATAAGCTTAACGTCTTTTTCTCAAACGGAAGATCAGAAACAAAGAATTACTTCCAAATACAATACCTCTTTGCTCAATCAACTTTCAAGCGATTTTGGTGATGTGTTTACGTCTCAAAAACAATCGGTTTTAGACCAAGCTAAACGAAGAAATTTAGAGACTTCTCTTACGCTAAAAGATGGAAGCTATGCAGAACTCCAAAGATTTGATGAAAAAGGAACTCCTATTTATTATCAGACTTATAATGTAGATGCTTCTCGTTCAACGAGAACAGATCATCTAAATATTGGCGGCTCAACTGGCTTTAACTTAGATGGTCAAGATATGACGGCTCATGTTTGGGACGGTGGTCATGCTAGAGTCACTCACCAAGAATACCAAACCTCTGGGAACACTAGAGTTACGATAATGGATGTAGCTTCGGAAGGTTTAGATTTAAATTTTCATGCGGCCCATGTCACTGGGACTATCATGGCTTCTGGCGTGGTTCCAAATGCAAAAGGAATGGCTCCAAAGGGCAATGTTGAAGGGTATAAATGGAATAATGACCTAGCTGAAGCTACAGCCGCTGCTGCTCAGGGCATGTTGGTTTCAAACCATTCCTATGGATTTAGACCAAATACATTGCCAGACTATTATTTTGGGGGGTACATTGGGGAATCTAGAAATTGGGATGTAATTCATTATAATGCACCTTTTTATTTGATGGTTGTTGCTGCTGGAAACGATGGTACTAACTCATGGAATGGATCTCCATTGGATCCCAGTAATCCTAGCTACGATAAATTAACTGGACATTCTACAGCGAAAAACAATTTGGTTGTTGCAAGTGCAAGAGACGCTAATGTCACTAATGATGGAGAATTGATTTCAGTATTTATAAGTTCTTTTAGTAGTCAAGGTCCTACAGATGACCTTAGAATAAAACCAGATATCACTGGTAATGGTCAAGGTGTTTTTTCGACTTATGAAACTGGAGATACAGCTTACGGTGAAATTTCAGGGACTTCTATGGCTTCTCCAAATGTTACGGGGAGTGCATTATTGCTTCAGCAACACTCAAATAATTTATATGGAAATTATTTGAGATCAGCTTCGCTTAAAGGACTTATACTTCACACAGCAGATGATGCTGGTTTGGATGGCCCTGATGCGGTATTTGGCTGGGGGCTAATGAATTCTAAAAGAGCTGCTGAAAGTTTGAGTCAAAAAGATAACGGTGTTATCATTAATGACTTGTCTTTATTACCTGGTCAAACGTATACCTTAGAAGTGGAAAGTAATGATGTTGATGCACTTTTGGCTTCCATATCATGGACAGATCCTGCTGGGGCAGCAACAACACAAGTTAATTCTGATGAAGCACGATTGGTGAATGATCTTGATATATCCTTAGAACAAACAGGAACCGATTATCTTCCTTGGAGATTAACTGGTGTTAATACTAATGAAAAGGGGAATAATTCCAGAGATCCATTTGAAAGAGTAGACATCGAAAATGCCTCAGGTACTTATACGATTTCCGTAACTCATAAGGGGAGTCTTACCAATGGACAGCAGAATTTTACTTTAATTGTAACGGGTCTTTATGCAGAGCCAGTTGTTTGTGAAGCTGTTCCTCCATCTGGAATTACCGTAGTTGGAATAGATTCAGAATCTGCCTCTTTATTATGGGATAATGCTCCAGGCGGCGAGTTTGATTTCAGATATAGAGAAGAAGGAACCACAGATTGGATCGAAAGTAGTTTACAAACCAATGCCATTAATTTGGAGGGTCTTGCAGAATTAACTACGTATGAAGTTCAAATCCGTACTCAATGTTTAACTGAAAATACCACATCGGACTATTCCGAACCCATAACATTCACAACTGAAGAATTTGTTTTAGAGTATTGTAATTCTGCCGGCGAGAGAACGACCGACGAGCACATCGCCAGAGTAAGATTACATACTTTAGATAACGAATCTGGTGCTGGATTAGGGTATACAGATTTTACAAATCTTTCCACAGAACTAATTGTAGCAGAATCGTATACAATTACAGTTAATCCCAATTGGTCGGGAATAATCTATGACGAAGGAATTAATGTTTGGATAGATTTTAATCTGAATGGAGATTTTACTGATGATGGAGAATTAGTTTTATCAAGTGCGCCTTCAAAAAGTCCAGAGGTGAGTTCAACGTTCACAGTTCCTGAAGGTTCTGTAGAAGGAGAAAACTTAAGAATGCGAGTTTCTATGAAATATGATGGTTTACCATCACCTTGTGAATCTTTTGAATGGGGAGAGGTTGAAGATTACTCAGTAATTCTGTTATCTGATGAAACGTGTAATTTACTTGCACCTGAGGGTGAAGCAGAGCAAGATTTCTGCTCTGTTCCGTTATTAGACGGCTTAGAAGTGGATGCAGTAACTGTTGTCTGGTATACACAAGAAAGTAATGGAACTGCTCTAGCAGCAGACTACATAATTTCTAATGGAGAAACACTTTATGCTGCTAGCTTAGAAGGTGAATGTGAAAGCCAAGACCGTCTTTCCGTGACCGTTACCTTTAGTGATGAAGCGCCCGTTCCAACTCAAGCAGTTTTAGAAGATGTTGTTGCTCAATGTGAAGTAGTGGAGCTTTTCGCGCCAACTTCACAAGACAATTGCGATGCAGTTGAAATTGAAGGGACAACGACTGTAGAATTTCCTATTTTAGAAAGCACAACGGTGACATGGGAATTTGAAGATAGTTCTGGAAACATAAGTAATCAAACTCAAGATATCATTATTGATGATAATAAAAATCCAGAAATATTGTTGAATGAGAATATTGTTTTAGAATTGGATGAGGATGGTAATGCAACACTTAGCCTAGACGATGTAGATGGAGGTTCAATAGATAATTGTGGTATTGCAACTCAGGAGTTAAGTCAAGTTGATTTCAACTGTGATGATTATGATCCTGAAAATGAAGTGGTAGAGGTTATATATACACTGATTGACACTAGTGGCAACGAAGTACAAGAAACGGTAAGTATTACATTGTTAGATCCTACCTCAGCTTGTACATTAAGTTCAAATGTATTTGAGACTCTTAAAGTAGCACTATACCCAAATCCTGCTCAACAGACATTGTTTCTTGAGCTTGGAAATACGCCATTAACCATTGATAAAGTGACTGTTTTTGATATTCAAGGAAAACTTCTTATATCTTTAATACCTAATGGTTTAAATACGGCGATAGATGTATCGTCCTTATCCTCAGGAAATTATTTCCTAAGGATGTCTTCAGGAAAAGACACGATGACCAAAAGATTTATTAAGGAATAAAACTATATAATCTAATTAGTGATAACCCCTGCATCTAATGATGTGGGGGTTTTTGTTTTGTAGGAAATAAATCCAACTTCAATGGTTTAAACAAATTTGTTTTCAAAATATCGCAAATACTCAGTTTTTTTTAATCATGGGAATAAAATAATTCAATTTATTTATAAGACATTATAAATTTAGTTTGGTATTAAACTAAGTTTGTAAAAAACTTACCTTAGCATCATAACTCAAATATATGACCATTCAAGAGCGAATTGAAAATTCAAAGACTGTCATTTTTAAAGCTGTTTTTCCAAACACTACAAATCATTACGATACACTATTTGGAGGAACTGCCATGCAATCCATGGACGAGACCGCTTTTATAACAGCAACTAGGTTTAGTAGACAACGTATGGTGACTGTAAGTAGCGATAAAATTGATTTTAAAAAACCAATACCAGCTGGAACAATAATAGAATTAGTTGGACTTGTAACTTATGTTGGCAATACAAGCCTGAAAGTTAGGGTAGATATTTTTGTAGAAGAGATGTATACAGAATTTAGAGAAAAAGCTGTGACTGGAGAATTCACCTTCGTGGCTATAGATGAAGACAAAAATCCTGTCAAAGTCATTTAGAAGGTTTTTTTTGATTTTATTTTCGTTAAAAATTAACGCTTCCCACTACTCAGCTCAGGCTTTATCTTAAAATTAATGTAAAATCTAGAGATTTAGAATAGCTGAAGGGGATAAGTTAACTTACATTATTTACTTTTATATGATCGTTAGGAGTGCCGAAAGGCTGAGAGTATATCCTAGAACCTGAACTGAGTAATATCAGCGTAGGAAAACGAAACAAAAATTGAAAAAAAATCAATAAACCGTTTCGTGTATACACATGAAGCGGTTTTTTTAATTTTATACAAAAATGAAATCATTACAAGGCATTTATGCCGTTACAGACGAAGTATTAACTCCAAAATCTACCATTGTAAAACAGGTAGAAGAAGCCTTGGAGGCAGGAGCCAAAGTCATACAACTTAGAGATAAGTCATCTACAGATGACGAGCTAGAGCCTATTGCTAAATCTCTACAAGATTTGTGTGATCAAAAAAAAGCGACTTTTTTTATAAATGACAGAGTGCAATTAGCCAAAAAAATAGGTGCTGATGGCGTTCATGTCGGTTTTAGAGACCAAACCGTAAAAGAAACTCGAGAAGAAGTTGGAGAAAAAATGCTTATTGGAGTGTCCTGCTATGGAGATATTGAACGCGCAAAGCAAGCGGTAAATGATGGAGCCGATTATGTGGCATTTGGGGCTATTTATCCTTCCAAAACGAAGCCTAAAGCCGATGTGGTGAGCAAAGAAATTATTTCCAAAGCTAAAGCAGAACTAGATGTCCCAATTTGTGTCATAGGGGGGATCAATCGTAAAAACATCAATGAAATTGTTGATTTTCAACCGGATTTATATGCTTTGGTAAGTGATATTTTTGAATCTGAAAGTATAAAAAAGACGGTTACAGAATTAAACAAACTCATTTCAAAATCAGAATAAAATGAAACTAGCTATCGAATGGTTTTTAAACCCAGACCACCTGCCAATAATCGTTGCCGAAGCAAAGGGTTTTTTGAAAAAAAATGGAATCAGCGATTTTGAATTGATAGTACCAACAGACCACTATGACGGTCTTCAAGATCTCATTGAAGGAAACATAGAATTTGCGACCAACGAACCTTTGCACCTCATTGAGCAGTACCATACAGAATTCCTTTCTCTTGGAACTTATTTTGAAACTAAAGGTGGCGTTATTATGAAAACAACTTCTTTTGAGGCCCTAAAGAAAGGTGAGAAAATCCAAGTTGCCACTCCAGTTTCAAATGAGAAAACCAATGGCATTGGCCTTGAAATTATAAAGCGTTATGGGGCTAAACAAGGCGTAAACATCAAGCCTTCACAGATTGAATTTATTGCTAAGGATTTTTACCTTATCAAACACATGAAAGAAGGAGCAGATGCAGGATGGCTGTATTTTTATAATTTTGAAGGTATTGAAGCTAAACATGAAAATATGGATGTGATCCATATGGACTCAGATTCGGCTGGGTTTGCAAACTTTTGTGCTTTAGACCTTTTTACCTCAAAATCATATTATCAAAAAAATAAAGAAAAAGTAAATGCATTCGTAGAAGCTATCCAAGAGGCTATTGAATTTATTGAGACAAACCCAGAGGAAGCTTATACTATTTACTATGCGTATACAAAAGAAGAATCAACTCCACTGATGGACGATATTTTGAAAGCGACAACCAAATGTTTTAGTAAAGACTTTGAATCTTTATCGGAAAAAGAGCTACCTATTTTAAAGTTCTTTAATGAGATCGGCATCACAGATCTAAGTGAAGATAAATTCAAAAAAGCATTTTTAAATTAAAATTTATGTTAGAAAAACAAATTTACAGTCAATTATCCAATTTAAGATCCAAAACTCCACTTGTAGAGGCCATTACCAATTACGTGACTATAAACGATTGTGCAAATATTCTGTTGAGCATTGGTGCATCGCCAGCCATGTGCGAATCTGCAGATGAAGCTTATGATTTTACAAAGCTTGCCAACGCTGTTTACCTAAATATAGGAACCTTAACCAAAGAGCAAGAGCTAGCTATGCTACAAGCTGTTAAAGCA
It contains:
- a CDS encoding cell division protein FtsQ/DivIB — encoded protein: MKIVNLHTMRLILIVGVLFFLVGFANHRQKSKPVKSLQVEFMDASKLFITEVEIEQILKDMITANGDSLMDEKRLAIFESALDANEMIKSSEAYYSLDGKLCAKIFQREPIARIKDKDFYYLDSEGHAMPLSKNYSSRVPMVYGIQPKDLKEVYPLLMKIQGDDFFKKHIIAIQKKSKNHYVLNVRDREFLVNFGQISYLDKKLTNYKVFYLKALEYNKLDDYKRIDLQFGNQVVCTIK
- the ftsA gene encoding cell division protein FtsA encodes the protein MEEDNIAVGLDIGTTKIVAMIGRKNEYGKVEILGIGRTKSLGVHRGVVNNITQTIQSVQQAIQQAEANSGIEVQGVTVGIAGQHIRSLQHSDYITRNDVEEVIEDEDIDNLCSQVHKLVMLPGEEIIHVLPQEYKVDGQSEIMEPRGMSGGRLEANFHVVVGQISSIRNIGRCVKNSGLELNGMTLEPLASANSVLSQEEKEAGVALIDIGGGTTDLAIFKDGIIRHTAVIPLGGNAITEDIKEGCSIIEKQAELLKVKFGSAWPGENKENEIVSIPGLRGRDPKEISLKNLSKVIHYRAVEIIDQVYLEIKNYGHEEQKKKLIAGIVITGGGAQLKHLKQLVEYVTGMDTRVGFPNEYLAGETDKEIASPLYATAVGLVMDGLERKVFEKEERELAEEEHLGVNAEQPEETAADHNSEGKENSHEEPSIPEQPKQPARPSRNVVEKWFDKLKEFLDNAE
- the ftsZ gene encoding cell division protein FtsZ, which encodes MSKPEFENISFDLPKNQSNVIKVIGVGGGGSNAINHMFSQGIKGVDFVVCNTDSQALDNSPVPTKIQLGVNLTEGLGAGANPDIGKQAAEESREDLKGLLSSNTKMVFITAGMGGGTGTGAAPVIARLAKEMDILTVGIVTIPFQFEGRTRNEQAQLGVEELRSNVDSLIVINNNKLREVYGNLGFKSGFSKADEVLATASRGIAEVITHHYTQNIDLRDAKTVLSNSGTAIMGSAEASGANRSQIAIEKALDSPLLNDNKIKGAKNVLLLIVSGTDEITLDEIGEINDHIQAEAGNSANIIMGVGDDPSLEDAISVTVIATGFDTEQQDEIVNTETKKIIHTLEDDQRIEQNLSTGRFKKKPLNAPQSRPTANRSESNIKKSKVAHELNSEDNKEEVDDNKNKVDVNNLDVDFEIVNANEEDLEILEEPNSEDDNTSEGMLNFDFSNDEDESPSGRSAKSSRDIEVNEAEEVKSYHEKTNRDIKKYDLSEFMKEEETYKPSSKPQKRNDVKNANESDEINFSKRTVSPSRSFEPKGDSDEVDPMNTSLSELASRAAERKAKMKQFNYKFRNTNNIDEIEKQPAYKRAGIELDNNQSQGKGLSRTSVEGNKDNLNFRSNNSFLHDNVD
- a CDS encoding S8 family serine peptidase; the protein is MKSNYFKLLMFSLTISISLTSFSQTEDQKQRITSKYNTSLLNQLSSDFGDVFTSQKQSVLDQAKRRNLETSLTLKDGSYAELQRFDEKGTPIYYQTYNVDASRSTRTDHLNIGGSTGFNLDGQDMTAHVWDGGHARVTHQEYQTSGNTRVTIMDVASEGLDLNFHAAHVTGTIMASGVVPNAKGMAPKGNVEGYKWNNDLAEATAAAAQGMLVSNHSYGFRPNTLPDYYFGGYIGESRNWDVIHYNAPFYLMVVAAGNDGTNSWNGSPLDPSNPSYDKLTGHSTAKNNLVVASARDANVTNDGELISVFISSFSSQGPTDDLRIKPDITGNGQGVFSTYETGDTAYGEISGTSMASPNVTGSALLLQQHSNNLYGNYLRSASLKGLILHTADDAGLDGPDAVFGWGLMNSKRAAESLSQKDNGVIINDLSLLPGQTYTLEVESNDVDALLASISWTDPAGAATTQVNSDEARLVNDLDISLEQTGTDYLPWRLTGVNTNEKGNNSRDPFERVDIENASGTYTISVTHKGSLTNGQQNFTLIVTGLYAEPVVCEAVPPSGITVVGIDSESASLLWDNAPGGEFDFRYREEGTTDWIESSLQTNAINLEGLAELTTYEVQIRTQCLTENTTSDYSEPITFTTEEFVLEYCNSAGERTTDEHIARVRLHTLDNESGAGLGYTDFTNLSTELIVAESYTITVNPNWSGIIYDEGINVWIDFNLNGDFTDDGELVLSSAPSKSPEVSSTFTVPEGSVEGENLRMRVSMKYDGLPSPCESFEWGEVEDYSVILLSDETCNLLAPEGEAEQDFCSVPLLDGLEVDAVTVVWYTQESNGTALAADYIISNGETLYAASLEGECESQDRLSVTVTFSDEAPVPTQAVLEDVVAQCEVVELFAPTSQDNCDAVEIEGTTTVEFPILESTTVTWEFEDSSGNISNQTQDIIIDDNKNPEILLNENIVLELDEDGNATLSLDDVDGGSIDNCGIATQELSQVDFNCDDYDPENEVVEVIYTLIDTSGNEVQETVSITLLDPTSACTLSSNVFETLKVALYPNPAQQTLFLELGNTPLTIDKVTVFDIQGKLLISLIPNGLNTAIDVSSLSSGNYFLRMSSGKDTMTKRFIKE
- a CDS encoding acyl-CoA thioesterase; its protein translation is MTIQERIENSKTVIFKAVFPNTTNHYDTLFGGTAMQSMDETAFITATRFSRQRMVTVSSDKIDFKKPIPAGTIIELVGLVTYVGNTSLKVRVDIFVEEMYTEFREKAVTGEFTFVAIDEDKNPVKVI
- the thiE gene encoding thiamine phosphate synthase, whose amino-acid sequence is MKSLQGIYAVTDEVLTPKSTIVKQVEEALEAGAKVIQLRDKSSTDDELEPIAKSLQDLCDQKKATFFINDRVQLAKKIGADGVHVGFRDQTVKETREEVGEKMLIGVSCYGDIERAKQAVNDGADYVAFGAIYPSKTKPKADVVSKEIISKAKAELDVPICVIGGINRKNINEIVDFQPDLYALVSDIFESESIKKTVTELNKLISKSE
- a CDS encoding ABC transporter substrate-binding protein; translation: MKLAIEWFLNPDHLPIIVAEAKGFLKKNGISDFELIVPTDHYDGLQDLIEGNIEFATNEPLHLIEQYHTEFLSLGTYFETKGGVIMKTTSFEALKKGEKIQVATPVSNEKTNGIGLEIIKRYGAKQGVNIKPSQIEFIAKDFYLIKHMKEGADAGWLYFYNFEGIEAKHENMDVIHMDSDSAGFANFCALDLFTSKSYYQKNKEKVNAFVEAIQEAIEFIETNPEEAYTIYYAYTKEESTPLMDDILKATTKCFSKDFESLSEKELPILKFFNEIGITDLSEDKFKKAFLN